One part of the Sarcophilus harrisii chromosome 5, mSarHar1.11, whole genome shotgun sequence genome encodes these proteins:
- the PKDREJ gene encoding polycystic kidney disease and receptor for egg jelly-related protein isoform X2: MMVRGGALTRFLLLLLLLPPLLPPQPPWSCPSAAPTSRAPARPASWKSRHSCRRALLLRARRHHQGPNLAPAPYPESYSRFPPSEIPKSADGPDPAAFSGPGSQCELAPKPRRGSEPAPGSGCHGAPCPHLKSQLKPRLGPSAISGRPAEAALLHTLSASSPPLSRRATGALHLSWGLQPTGSRLTFRLYQSPGCVLCQIWKVTCNPYLKAGGISCIPGNTPGQRTPSWTLAHLLWPGQSSDRESSRVIGPDLEGHLYLVNSILGIRARGRTLSLNLQQARTGSYGPGIYYSRAAPGRGSAHLLFYQQQGLSWLFALDFLGNRCDQLSVHLYLSPKGVAFFGTRPHKDLEVHFFSSGPLGPHGPIYLVWFIPLQHPLLHLQWTFHLQLPGASLRPNRTFTYQDRIPSASRFIPRSVLPFHPDIYAGFMEKAECPTDSLEPVILKASLDTYGSKVLESPVACIQNPCFIHEVRIKEGNPNLIELDGRNPLTLNTAVKVNCSIPHTITQEWNFYSVPNMKTPPDWSRPMKAQWIDQMKYYTFFQIPDRILARGLYLINFTVTVTTTKKVLKKSAFVYLLMSKSELVAVIKGDDFQRVHFNQSWTLDGSASWDPESKDPTEGLDYRWYCTTDKSHLKSVIVPGSTRDTCLPQLPDLRWIQESGPVHTVLPGTLRGNQVYFFRLVIQKDERKAFADQKVVVIAGPPPAMSFSCIENCEKILIITDRFSLSGKCTDCGSALAYYLWSLLSYSGAEILFDWAHRTTTGRTNPYLSIKASAFKGFSDQFCFISLKVSNWGGGVSVSNHSFYINSPPHVGHCNIHPDKGIALVTKFVVQCRNFRDYNLPLGFKIIASNFWNTDEISSLEQNTLGAVIYEGAHPVTPPSFLPIGVPANNYLVVIYAQVYDSLGAFSQVTLYATVNSPLIIHAPDTMLSHLLNLTQSSSGAMLTTLFQQRDFVRAGYLAYLVASVLKDVKPLLDLQTDRFAIQERLISFCNRLPTNTLTEMNQVTVIILELTQNASGLTAGVQKAATSRLMEINLALQRHRQREKIFHSEQIEIVSTGISTSLSNIFKTGINMDTVNETLSVTKLLADTISSIKVPGEVETVISTPNFKMHIKKDEKHNVTKAALAKKDCLNCFYPTLRESNTSDLARESSISTVFYEFKGDPFPWLSKEESPSVDVVGFQMREIQENGDVSEAEPEVVEALILRKKLREALFKISVGPDKEDLRTTTGIFTFLVHGGYKEVYIQIITEVRVLFTVLIYVGSNVTHKLPIASFLAPPDMPAVADESELFDPTCQVDVPFLICLSQSLLQATAQGSVSAHWNISVILRASYIVLKLNDNLVNISIFTVQCLNMDGIQQEWGEKACRVGGSSCWWRAHCICRLKPEATKGRKSRQLSNQSSRIKYLTARMVVIPNSIDLRLDIIWRLPQNPVTLFTVILVIFLYLLLAFWAMHKDQTDRFLREHVIILPDNDPYDHICYLVTFYTGSRLGSGTKADVFIQLLGTKASSEVHCLSHPDFTTFYRGSMDTFLLTTKSDLGAIRAIRVWHNNEGSRPSWYLSRVKVENIFNRHIWLFLCRSWLWVESLEQTFEPVDKEQPLSKKDYFLIHSSNLLGNNHLWMSVFASVVTGPYNRLQRLSCCLSVLLSTLFCNIMFFKSDEEKEALPVELKHLQKVMRGIESALICEPLQMTISALFTYSQRKVSPVPVTYAAPRLHPFMKADFPNWKERLEMWYYHETGQPQTRSHGISTKKQAPGKNVMLSEAAANAITETKGKLPEQNAPHQERKATDAEDRTLTEAGGGASSSPPSQVGERGPHKGEVELASGEPPKSRPKKVMLFESKPRFVLHWWCVYLAWLLVICSSGICSFFIIMYGLTYGYKKSMDWLFASVSSLCQSIFVIQVAKILLFSGVKSSRAKYCRNISWTTRYNYIEIRLQGINLDADDTRELHYEIIRVRGSRMYQPLMEDEIQIFKRRNRIKRGAIVFLSHIISHFIFLALLLCIAFLVSHSHTFHHNQAIRRQFSVNLENVRELNDTYRWLNGVLLPLVHNSQNPSFLSNSWSRILGLPRMRQVRAKSIPKSCFLSGTAANRLMKKGIHCQSQYSKAREDRKSYSRFWTAPVGSSVDRNLVSFTYESKPGEWAYYSYGLAHAYGMGGYPFYFFPNQQQYNSTIRLQELWDSQWLDERTWAVILELTTFNSETSLFCTISIVFEVSPLGVVNPNLAVHSFSLPLFRMRSQLELYLYGAAMVFILVYLVVEVIIIYKEKKNYVRNVFNLLSFGLKSMFLFLIFLLYIQFRMAKKILGFYFQNPDDFFPFHAISHVDQVLRITLGFLVFLTILKTLMYSRFFYDVRLAQRALLAALPAICHMALLVGCDSVCL; this comes from the exons ATGATGGTGCGGGGAGGAGCGCTCACTCGCTTCctcctgctcctgctgctgctgccgccgctgctGCCCCCCCAGCCTCCCTGGAGCTGCCCCAGCGCTGCTCCCACATCCCGGGCTCCGGCCCGCCCGGCCTCCTGGAAGAGCCGCCACTCATGCCGCCGAGCGCTCCTTTTGCGTGCCCGCAGACACCATCAGGGCCCCAATTTAGCCCCGGCTCCTTACCCAGAATCCTATTCACGGTTCCCTCCTTCGGAGATCCCCAAATCTGCCGATGGCCCTGATCCCGCGGCCTTCTCAGGTCCGGGCTCCCAATGTGAGTTAGCACCTAAGCCCAGGCGAGGCTCAGAGCCAGCTCCTGGCTCGGGTTGCCATGGTGCCCCGTGTCCTCACCTAAAATCCCAGCTAAAACCCAGATTAGGTCCCAGCGCCATTTCTGGGAGACCTGCAGAGGCCGCTTTGCTTCATACCCTCAGTGCAAGCTCCCCTCCTCTGTCCCGGAGGGCCACTGGGGCACTCCACCTCTCCTGGGGTCTCCAGCCCACAGGATCCAGGCTGACCTTCAGGCTGTACCAGTCCCCAGGCTGTGTCCTCTGCCAGATTTGGAAAGTGACTTGCAACCCTTATCTTAAGGCCGGGGGCATCTCCTGCATCCCTGGTAACACTCCTGGACAAAGAACCCCCAGCTGGACGCTGGCTCACCTCCTCTGGCCCGGCCAGAGCTCGGACCGGGAGTCCAGCCGGGTCATTGGGCCTGACCTGGAGGGACACCTGTACCTCGTCAATAGCATCTTGGGCATCCGAGCGAGAGGCAGAACTCTGAGCCTGAATCTCCAACAGGCCCGGACAGGCTCCTATGGCCCTGGCATCTATTACTCCAGGGCAGCCCCAGGTAGAGGCAGCGCCCATCTCCTTTTCTATCAGCAGCAAGGCCTGTCGTGGCTGTTTGCTTTGGATTTCCTTGGAAATCGCTGTGACCAACTGAGTGTGCACCTCTACCTCAGTCCCAAAGGGGTGGCCTTCTTTGGGACCAGGCCCCACAAAGATCTGGAAGTCCACTTCTTCAGCAGCGGCCCTTTGGGGCCCCATGGGCCCATCTACCTCGTGTGGTTCATCCCCTTACAGCATCCTCTCCTGCACCTCCAATGGACTTTTCACCTCCAGCTTCCCGGGGCCAGCCTCAGGCCCAACCGGACATTTACGTACCAGGACCGGATCCCCAGTGCCTCCCGCTTCATTCCCCGTTCAGTTTTGCCATTCCACCCCGACATCTACGCAGGCTTCATGGAGAAAGCAGAATGCCCCACGGACAGTCTGGAGCCCGTCATCTTAAAAGCATCCTTGGACACATATGGCTCCAAAGTGCTCGAGTCACCGGTGGCGTGTATCCAGAATCCCTGTTTCATCCATGAGGTGAGGATCAAGGAAGGCAATCCTAATTTGATAGAGCTAGATGGGAGAAATCCCCTCACCCTGAATACTGCTGTGAAAGTCAACTGTAGCATCCCCCACACCATAACTCAGGAGTGGAATTTTTACTCTGTCCCTAACATGAAGACCCCCCCAGACTGGAGCAGGCCCATGAAGGCTCAGTGGATCGATCAAATGAAGTACTACACCTTCTTCCAGATTCCTGACCGAATCTTGGCACGGGGACTGTATCTGATCAATTTCACCGTGACTGTCACCACCACCAAAAAGGTGCTGAAAAAATCtgcttttgtatatcttttgatGTCTAAAAGTGAACTGGTAGCCGTCATCAAGGGAGACGATTTTCAGAGGGTGCATTTCAACCAGAGCTGGACTTTGGATGGGTCAGCTTCTTGGGATCCCGAGTCCAAGGACCCTACCGAGGGCTTGGACTACAGATGGTACTGCACCACTGACAAGTCTCACCTTAAGTCCGTGATCGTGCCTGGCTCTACCAGAGACACCTGCCTTCCCCAGCTGCCAGACTTGAGGTGGATTCAGGAGTCTGGCCCTGTGCACACCGTGTTACCGGGAACACTCAGAGGCAACCAGGTCTATTTTTTCCGCTTGGTGATTCAGAAGGATGAGAGAAAAGCATTTGCTGATCAGAAGGTCGTCGTGATTGCTGGCCCCCCGCCTGCCATGAGCTTTTCCTGCAttgaaaattgtgaaaaaatcTTAATTATCACAGATCGATTTTCCTTGTCTGGAAAGTGTACAGACTGTGGGTCAGCTCTTGCCTACTATCTCTGGTCCCTCTTGTCCTACTCAGGCGCTGAAATCCTATTTGATTGGGCACATCGGACCACCACTGGGCGAACCAACCCTTACTTGTCCATCAAGGCTTCTGCTTTTAAGGGCTTTTCAGATCAGTTCTGCTTCATTTCTCTAAAGGTGTCAAATTGGGGTGGGGGAGTCTCAGTTTCTAACCATTCCTTTTATATCAATTCTCCACCCCACGTTGGCCACTGCAACATTCACCCTGACAAAGGCATAGCCCTAGTGACCAAGTTTGTCGTGCAGTGTAGGAACTTTAGAGACTATAATTTACCCCTCGGTTTTAAAATCATAGCTTCGAATTTCTGGAATACGGATGAGATCAGTTCTTTAGAACAGAATACTTTGGgagctgtgatatatgaagggGCTCATCCCGTgactcctccttcttttcttccaattGGGGTGCCAGCCAATAACTACTTGGTGGTGATATATGCTCAGGTCTATGATTCGCTGGGCGCCTTCTCCCAAGTGACCCTGTATGCCACTGTGAATTCTCCCCTGATCATACATGCACCAGATACCATGTTGAGCCACCTATTAAACCTCACCCAGAGCTCATCCGGTGCCATGCTGACCACTCTATTTCAGCAAAGGGACTTTGTCCGAGCAGGTTATCTTGCCTATCTGGTTGCCTCTGTTTTAAAAGATGTGAAGCCTCTGCTCGACTTGCAGACCGACCGCTTTGCGATCCAAGAGCGCCTCATCAGCTTTTGCAACCGTCTGCCCACCAATACCCTGACAGAGATGAACCAAGTGACAGTGATCATTTTGGAGCTCACCCAGAATGCTTCTGGCTTGACTGCAGGTGTCCAGAAGGCGGCCACCAGCAGGCTCATGGAAATCAACTTGGCACTGCAGAGACACaggcaaagggaaaaaatattccattctGAACAAATTGAAATTGTGAGCACTGGCATCTCAACCAGTTTGTCTAATATCTTCAAAACGGGCATTAACATGGATACCGTTAATGAGACTCTCTCTGTCACAAAACTGCTGGCAGATACAATTTCATCCATTAAAGTGCCTGGGGAGGTGGAGACAGTGATATCAACCCCAAACTTCAAAATGCAcatcaagaaagatgaaaagcaCAATGTCACCAAGGCTGCCCTGGCCAAGAAAGACTGCCTAAATTGTTTCTATCCAACGCTGAGAGAAAGTAACACTTCTGACTTGGCTAGGGAGAGTTCTATTTCCACTGTGTTTTACGAGTTTAAGGGTGACCCTTTCCCTTGGCTCAGCAAGGAAGAAAGCCCCTCCGTAGATGTGGTTGGTTTCCAGATGAGAGAGATCCAAGAAAATGGGGATGTGTCTGAGGCTGAGCCAGAGGTAGTTGAAGCATTAATCCTTAGAAAAAAACTGAGGGAAGCTCTCTTTAAAATCAGCGTGGGACCAGATAAAGAAGACCTTAGAACCACTACAGGAATCTTTACTTTCTTGGTACACGGAGGCTACAAGGAGGTATACATCCAAATCATCACAGAAGTAAGAGTTTTGTTCACGGTCTTGATCTACGTGGGCAGCAACGTCACCCACAAGCTGCCGATTGCCTCTTTCTTAGCACCCCCGGACATGCCAGCGGTGGCCGACGAGAGTGAGCTGTTTGACCCCACCTGCCAAGTTGATGTCCCCTTCCTCATCTGCCTCAGTCAGTCTCTGCTGCAGGCCACAGCGCAAGGCAGCGTCTCTGCCCACTGGAACATCTCCGTGATTCTGCGAGCCTCCTACATCGTCTTGAAGCTGAATGACAACCTCGTGAACATTTCCATTTTCACCGTGCAGTGTCTGAACATGGATGGCATTCAACAGGAGTGGGGGGAGAAGGCCTGCAGGGTTGGGGGGAGCAGCTGCTGGTGGCGAGCGCACTGCATCTGTCGGCTCAAGCCAGAAGCCACAAAGGGGAGGAAGTCTAGACAGCTGTCGAACCAGagctccaggatcaaataccTGACCGCCCGCATGGTGGTGATCCCTAACAGCATCGACCTGCGCTTGGACATTATCTGGAGGCTCCCCCAGAACCCGGTGACCCTCTTCACTGTGATCTTAGTCATTTTCCTGTATCTACTCCTGGCTTTCTGGGCAATGCACAAAGATCAAACGGACCGGTTTCTCAGGGAGCACGTGATCATCCTCCCAGACAACGATCCTTACGATCACATTTGCTACCTGGTCACCTTCTACACAGGGAGCCGCCTGGGCTCGGGCACCAAAGCCGACGTCTTTATCCAGCTCCTGGGAACAAAGGCGTCCAGTGAGGTGCACTGCCTGAGCCACCCCGACTTCACCACCTTTTACAGGGGCAGCATGGACACCTTCCTCCTGACGACCAAAAGTGACCTGGGAGCCATCCGGGCCATCCGGGTCTGGCACAACAATGAAGGCAGCCGGCCCAGCTGGTACCTGAGCAGAGTCAAGGTGGAAAACATCTTCAACCGGCACATCTGGCTCTTCCTCTGCAGGTCGTGGCTCTGGGTGGAGTCGCTGGAGCAGACCTTTGAGCCAGTCGACAAGGAGCAGCCCCTCAGCAAGAAGGACTACTTCCTCATCCACTCTTCGAACCTGCTGGGCAACAACCACCTGTGGATGTCCGTCTTCGCCAGCGTGGTCACGGGACCCTACAACCGGCTGCAGCGGCTCTCCTGCTGCCTGAGTGTGCTCCTGAGCACACTGTTCTGTAACATCATGTTCTTCAAAtcagatgaggagaaagaggccCTCCCCGTGGAGCTGAAGCACCTGCAGAAGGTGATGAGGGGCATTGAGAGCGCCCTCATCTGTGAGCCGCTGCAGATGACCATCAGTGCTCTCTTCACCTATTCCCAGAGGAAGGTCTCCCCCGTGCCAGTCACCTACGCGGCTCCGCGCCTTCACCCCTTCATGAAAGCAGACTTCCCAAACTGGAAGGAGCGCCTGGAGATGTGGTACTATCATGAGACTGGCCAGCCGCAGACTCGGAGCCACGGCATCTCCACAAAAAAGCAGGCTCCAGGGAAGAATGTGATGCTTTCGGAGGCAGCAGCCAATGCCATTACAGAAACCAAAGGGAAGCTCCCAGAACAGAATGCCCCCCACCAGGAGAGGAAGGCCACTGATGCAGAAGACCGGACCTTGACAGAGGCAGGGGGTGGGGCCTCAAGTTCCCCACCCTCCCAAGTAGGAGAAAGGGGGCCACATAAGGGTGAAGTGGAACTCGCTTCAGGTGAACCCCCAAAAAGCAGGCCTAAGAAAGTGATGCTCTTTGAATCCAAGCCTCGCTTTGTCCTCCACTGGTGGTGCGTCTACCTGGCCTGGTTGCTGGTCATCTGTAGCTCTGGCATATGCTCCTTTTTCATCATCATGTATGGGTTAACATATGGCTACAAGAAATCCATGGATTGGTTGTTCGCCTCTGTGTCCTCCCTGTGCCAGTCGATATTTGTGATCCAGGTGGCCAAGATCCTCCTTTTCTCTGGCGTCAAGTCAAGCCGAGCCAAGTACTGTAGGAATATCTCCTGGACGACAAGGTACAATTACATTGAGATCCGCTTGCAGGGCATTAACTTAGATGCTGATGACACAAGGGAGCTGCACTATGAGATCATCCGGGTCCGCGGTTCGAGAATGTACCAACCCTTGATGGAAGATGAAATCCAAATATTCAAAAGGAGGAACAGGATTAAGAGGGGGGCCATCGTGTTTTTAAGTCACATCATCAGCCATTTCATCTTTCTCGCTCTCTTGTTGTGCATCGCCTTCCTGGTCAGTCACTCCCACACCTTCCATCACAACCAGGCAATCCGGAGACAATTCTCTGTGAACCTTGAAAACGTCAGAGAACTGAATGATACCTACAGGTGGCTCAATGGTGTCCTGCTGCCCTTGGTCCATAACAGTCagaatccatcttttctttctaacAGCTGGTCTAGGATTCTTGGCTTGCCCAGGATGCGACAAGTGAGGGCGAAGTCTATCCCAAAGTCCTGCTTCCTCTCTGGGACCGCGGCTAACAGGTTAATGAAAAAGGGCATCCACTGTCAAAGCCAATACAGCAAGGCCAGGGAGGATCGAAAAAGCTACAGCAGATTTTGGACTGCCCCCGTTGGCTCTTCTGTGGACAGGAATCTGGTCAGCTTTACTTACGAGTCCAAGCCTGGGGAATGGGCCTATTATTCCTATGGATTGGCTCATGCCTATGGAATGGGGGGAtatcccttttatttcttccccaaCCAGCAGCAGTATAATTCAACAATAAGGCTGCAGGAACTTTGGGATAGTCAGTGGCTGGATGAAAGAACATGGGCTGTGATCCTGGAGCTGACCACCTTTAATTCAGAAACCAGCTTATTTTGTACCATCTCAATAGTATTTGAAGTCTCTCCACTGGGCGTCGTCAACCCAAATTTGGCTGTCCACTCCTTTAGCCTCCCCTTGTTCCGCATGCGAAGTCAGCTTGAGCTGTATCTGTACGGAGCTGCCATGGTGTTTATCCTGGTGTATCTGGTAGTTGAAGTCATCATCATCTACAAGGAAAAGAAGAACTACGTCAGGAATGTGTTTAATCTCCTCAGCTTTGGTCTCAAGTCcatgtttctctttcttatttttcttctctacatCCAATTCAGAATGGCCAAGAAAATCCTTGGCTTTTACTTCCAGAACCCAGATGACTTCTTCCCCTTTCACGCCATTTCTCACGTGGACCAGGTCCTTCGCATCACTCTGGGCTTCCTGGTCTTCCTGACCATTCTAAAGACACTGATGTATTCTAGATTCTTCTATGATGTGCGGTTGGCCCAGAGGGCCCTCTTGGCGGCCTTGCCGGCCATCTGTCACATGGCCCTTCTGGTAG GCTGTGATTCTGTCTGCCTATGA